In Liolophura sinensis isolate JHLJ2023 unplaced genomic scaffold, CUHK_Ljap_v2 scaffold_347, whole genome shotgun sequence, the following are encoded in one genomic region:
- the LOC135481663 gene encoding uncharacterized protein LOC135481663, with protein sequence MVVNISESVSVKHATKPILARSDDITVTLPCDFTTATYETPQITWYQEKAGHRKEIMQYDIHNRLSSYGEFVNRVTRGDRGALVILRPSPRDSWNYSCEVEVDNETPSWVKTSVELLVEEEPLTTIRSTADSTERTPKQTEDVKGELVFFIAILWMVPTVCSFIFGKKGFHRCKETHRNLRTKTLRQIFTLGMIVFIFIKSNFR encoded by the exons ATGGTTGTCAACA TTTCAGAGAGTGTTTCAGTGAAGCATGCCACAAAACCCATCCTGGCCAGATCTGACGACATTACAGTTACCCTGCCTTGTGACTTCACTACAGCAACTTACGAGACACCGCAGATCACGTGGTACCAGGAAAAGGCAGGCCACAGGAAAGAAATTATGCAGTATGACATTCACAACCGTTTGTCGTCTTACGGGGAGTTTGTAAACCGCGTGACCCGTGGGGACCGAGGGGCACTGGTTATTCTGAGGCCCAGTCCAAGGGATTCCTGGAACTATTCGTGCGAGGTTGAAGTGGACAATGAAACCCCAAGCTGGGTTAAAACTTCTGTGGAATTATTGGTAGAAGAAGAACCTCTGACCACGATAAGGTCCACAGCGGATTCCACAGAGCGGACTCCAAAAC AAACAGAAGATGTCAAGGGCGAACTGGTTTTCTTCATAGCCATTTTATGGATGGTTCCAACGGTTTGTTCTTTCATATTTGGTAAAAAAGGATTTCATCGGTGCAAAGAAACACACAGGAACCTGCGGACGAAAACGCTACGGCAGATATTTACGTTAGGTATGATTGTTTTCATCTTCATAAAATCGAATTTTAGATGA